One window of the Longimicrobium sp. genome contains the following:
- a CDS encoding CsbD family protein: MADRNLEDRGLENSLEGQGKDLKGRVKDAVGGLTGDGSLQAEGKMDRLEGKVQDKLGDLQRDLGRDRDL; encoded by the coding sequence ATGGCGGATCGGAACCTGGAGGATCGCGGCCTGGAGAACTCGCTCGAAGGCCAGGGCAAGGACCTGAAGGGCCGGGTGAAGGACGCGGTCGGCGGCCTCACCGGCGACGGCAGCCTGCAGGCCGAGGGGAAGATGGACCGGCTGGAGGGGAAGGTGCAGGACAAGCTCGGCGACCTGCAGCGCGACCTGGGCCGGGATCGCGACCTGTAA